A genomic stretch from Juglans microcarpa x Juglans regia isolate MS1-56 chromosome 3S, Jm3101_v1.0, whole genome shotgun sequence includes:
- the LOC121258348 gene encoding pseudouridine kinase isoform X1 encodes MASLGGAKMESSVQRRVEAISRHLLLRRPNPVLSPILLKGGQPINGEAEPVIIGGMVLDIHATPSMPANPRTTTPGKVRYVLGGVARNVAECMSKLGTKPYMISAVGLDMAGNLLIQHWKSAGLSTEGIRKQQDVVTPVVCNILDVSGELAAAVASVEAIEEFLTPEWIQQFKGNICTAPILMVDANLSPLALEASCQIAAESNIPVWFEPVSVSKSRRIASVANLQLIWRFMQVSIASPNEDELVAMANALSCANVFPPIERGNKYSAESLFQKLKPAIWLLLEKGIRMVVLTLGSDGVFLCSRGGPTVKRASLERIKAFDSSGRLYKVVTSSCPPHWHDATDLERDSHLFAVHFPALPASVVRLTGAGDCLVGGTLASICAGLNIMQSVAVGIAAAKAAVEAEANVPGAFSLATIADGARSVYSAAKVLFNQPML; translated from the exons ATGGCTAGTCTCGGAGGAGCGAAAATGGAGAGCAGTGTTCAGAGGCGAGTGGAGGCTATTTCTCGTCACCTCCTACTGAGACGACCTAATCCCGTTCTTTCTCCG ATTTTACTAAAGGGTGGGCAGCCGATAAATGGTGAGGCTGAACCTGTGATCATAGGAGGTATGGTGTTGGACATTCATGCCACACCTTCGATGCCTGCAAATCCCAGAACAACCACTCCTGGAAAG GTTCGTTATGTACTTGGAGGTGTAGCAAGGAATGTTGCTGAATGCATGTCCAAGCTCGGAACAAAGCCTTATATGATTAGTGCTGTGGGTCTTGATATGGCAG GAAATTTGTTGATACAACACTGGAAATCTGCTGGGCTGTCTACAGAAG GGATTCGGAAGCAACAAGATGTAGTGACTCCGGTTGTTTGCAACATACTTGATGTAAGTGGAGAGTTGGCAGCTGCTGTTGCGAGTGTGGAAGCTATT GAAGAGTTTCTTACACCTGAGTGGATTCAACAATTCAAGGGCAATATATGTACTGCTCCAATATTGATGGTTGATGCAAATCTGAGTCCTCTTGCTTTAGAAGCTTCTTGCCAAA TTGCAGCTGAATCTAACATTCCAGTGTGGTTTGAGCCTGTGTCAGTTTCAAAATCCAGAAGAATTGCTTCAGTTGCCAA TCTCCAGCTAATATGGAGGTTTATGCAGGTAAGTATTGCTTCACCTAATGAAGATGAACTTGTTGCCATGGCAAATGCTTTGTCCTGTGCAAATGTGTTTCCTCCAATTGAAAGGGGGAATAAATATTCGGCAGAGTCACTGTTCCAAAAGCTGAAACCAGCGATCTGGCTTTTGCTAGAAAAGGGTATCAGAATGGTTGTTTTAACCCTTGGTTCAGATGGAGTGTTCTTATGTTCTAGAGGAGGGCCAACCGTCAAGAGAGCCAGTTTGGAAAGAATTAAGGCATTTGATTCTTCTGGACGGCTCTATAAGGTTGTGACATCAAGCTGTCCGCCACATTGGCATGATGCTACAGATTTGGAAAGGGATTCTCATCTTTTTGCGGTGCATTTCCCAGCCCTTCCCGCATCAGTTGTGAGGCTCACAGGAGCTGGTGATTGCTTGGTTGGTGGGACGCTTGCTTCAATTTGTGCAGGTTTAAATATTATGCAGAGCGTGGCAGTTGGAATTGCAGCAGCCAAAGCTGCAGTTGAGGCAGAAGCCAATGTGCCGGGTGCATTTAGTTTGGCCACAATTGCAG ATGGTGCGAGGTCAGTGTACTCTGCTGCCAAAGTTTTGTTCAATCAACCGATGCTGTAA
- the LOC121258335 gene encoding polyol transporter 5-like: MADRKAEKNDISDQPQKSIVDFDPPKKPKRNMYAIACAVLASMTSILLGYDIGVMSGAIIYIKKDLKINDVQVEILAGILNLYCLIGSCAAGRTSDWIGRRYTIVVAQAIFFVGAILMGFATNYAFLMVGRFVAGVGVGFALMIAPVYTAEVSPASSRGFLTSFPEVFINAGIMLGYVSNYAFSKLPTHLGWRLMLGVGAIPSVILGIVVLGMPESPRWLVMQGRLGDAKRVLDKTSDSKEEADIRLADIKGAAGIPENCTDDIVQVPKQSHGEDVWKELLLRPTPSVRHALIAAVGIHFFQQSSGIDSVVLYSPRIFEKAGITSTNDKLLATVAVGFTKTVFILVATFLLDRIGRRPLLLSSVAGMILSLATLGIGLSIIEHSDHKLMWAVALCIAMVLSYVAFFSIGMGPITWVYSSEVFPLRLRAQGASIGVAVNRVTSGVISMTFLSLSKGITIGGAFFLYASIATVSWIFFYFMLPETQGRTLEDMEGLFGNFGWKFAKLIKNEKQQEEEVNHAAGNGNGKGQIQLARDEYVD, encoded by the exons ATGGCTGACCGGAAAGctgaaaaaaatgacatttccgACCAACCCCAGAAAAGTATTGTGGATTTTGATCCGCCAAAGAAACCCAAAAGGAACATGTATGCTATTGCTTGCGCGGTTTTGGCTTCCATGACTTCCATCTTACTGGGTTATG ATATTGGAGTAATGAGCGGAGCAATAATCTACATAAAAAAGGATCTGAAAATCAACGACGTCCAGGTTGAAATCCTTGCCGGGATACTTAACCTCTACTGTCTCATCGGCTCCTGCGCAGCCGGCAGAACATCCGACTGGATAGGCCGCCGCTACACTATTGTGGTAGCCCAAGCAATCTTCTTCGTTGGGGCTATCCTCATGGGCTTCGCCACCAACTACGCCTTTCTCATGGTCGGCCGCTTTGTAGCCGGTGTTGGCGTCGGTTTTGCGCTGATGATCGCCCCGGTTTACACCGCCGAGGTCTCTCCAGCCTCCTCTCGTGGCTTCCTCACCTCATTTCCGGAG GTATTCATCAACGCTGGGATAATGCTGGGCTACGTCTCGAACTACGCTTTTTCTAAGCTCCCAACTCACTTGGGCTGGCGGCTGATGCTCGGAGTGGGTGCTATCCCCTCTGTTATACTTGGAATCGTCGTTTTGGGCATGCCCGAGTCACCCAGATGGTTGGTCATGCAGGGTCGACTCGGCGACGCGAAGCGAGTCCTCGACAAAACCTCGGACTCCAAAGAGGAGGCTGACATAAGACTAGCCGACATCAAAGGAGCAGCCGGCATTCCAGAGAATTGCACGGACGACATCGTTCAGGTGCCCAAACAGAGTCACGGCGAGGACGTGTGGAAAGAACTACTCCTCCGCCCCACACCATCCGTTCGCCACGCCTTAATCGCAGCCGTAGGTATCCATTTTTTCCAGCAATCATCAGGTATCGACTCGGTCGTTCTATACAGTCCGAGAATATTTGAGAAGGCCGGTATCACGTCGACGAACGACAAGCTACTAGCGACAGTAGCAGTCGGGTTCACGAAGACCGTGTTCATTTTGGTTGCCACGTTCTTGCTGGACAGGATCGGAAGGCGACCATTGCTCCTTAGCAGCGTTGCCGGCATGATTCTCTCCCTCGCGACACTCGGAATCGGCCTATCGATCATAGAACACTCGGATCATAAGCTAATGTGGGCTGTGGCTCTGTGCATCGCCATGGTGCTGTCGTACGTGGCGTTCTTCTCGATCGGGATGGGACCCATCACGTGGGTGTACAGCTCGGAGGTCTTCCCGTTGAGGCTAAGAGCGCAGGGTGCGAGTATTGGAGTAGCAGTGAATAGGGTGACGAGTGGGGTCATCTCCATGACTTTCCTATCACTGAGCAAAGGGATTACCATCGGCGGAGCCTTCTTTCTTTATGCGTCCATCGCCACTGTGTCATggatcttcttttattttatgctACCAGAGACACAAGGTCGAACCCTGGAGGACATGGAGGGATTGTTTGGTAATTTCGGGTGGAAGTTCGCTAAACTCATTAAGAACGAAAAACAACAGGAGGAGGAAGTTAACCATGCTGCTGGAAACGGCAACGGGAAAGGTCAGATTCAGTTAGCTAGGGACGAGTACGTCGACTAA
- the LOC121258348 gene encoding pseudouridine kinase isoform X2 yields MASLGGAKMESSVQRRVEAISRHLLLRRPNPVLSPILLKGGQPINGEAEPVIIGGMVLDIHATPSMPANPRTTTPGKVRYVLGGVARNVAECMSKLGTKPYMISAVGLDMAGNLLIQHWKSAGLSTEGIRKQQDVVTPVVCNILDVSGELAAAVASVEAIEEFLTPEWIQQFKGNICTAPILMVDANLSPLALEASCQIAAESNIPVWFEPVSVSKSRRIASVAKYVSIASPNEDELVAMANALSCANVFPPIERGNKYSAESLFQKLKPAIWLLLEKGIRMVVLTLGSDGVFLCSRGGPTVKRASLERIKAFDSSGRLYKVVTSSCPPHWHDATDLERDSHLFAVHFPALPASVVRLTGAGDCLVGGTLASICAGLNIMQSVAVGIAAAKAAVEAEANVPGAFSLATIADGARSVYSAAKVLFNQPML; encoded by the exons ATGGCTAGTCTCGGAGGAGCGAAAATGGAGAGCAGTGTTCAGAGGCGAGTGGAGGCTATTTCTCGTCACCTCCTACTGAGACGACCTAATCCCGTTCTTTCTCCG ATTTTACTAAAGGGTGGGCAGCCGATAAATGGTGAGGCTGAACCTGTGATCATAGGAGGTATGGTGTTGGACATTCATGCCACACCTTCGATGCCTGCAAATCCCAGAACAACCACTCCTGGAAAG GTTCGTTATGTACTTGGAGGTGTAGCAAGGAATGTTGCTGAATGCATGTCCAAGCTCGGAACAAAGCCTTATATGATTAGTGCTGTGGGTCTTGATATGGCAG GAAATTTGTTGATACAACACTGGAAATCTGCTGGGCTGTCTACAGAAG GGATTCGGAAGCAACAAGATGTAGTGACTCCGGTTGTTTGCAACATACTTGATGTAAGTGGAGAGTTGGCAGCTGCTGTTGCGAGTGTGGAAGCTATT GAAGAGTTTCTTACACCTGAGTGGATTCAACAATTCAAGGGCAATATATGTACTGCTCCAATATTGATGGTTGATGCAAATCTGAGTCCTCTTGCTTTAGAAGCTTCTTGCCAAA TTGCAGCTGAATCTAACATTCCAGTGTGGTTTGAGCCTGTGTCAGTTTCAAAATCCAGAAGAATTGCTTCAGTTGCCAAGTAT GTAAGTATTGCTTCACCTAATGAAGATGAACTTGTTGCCATGGCAAATGCTTTGTCCTGTGCAAATGTGTTTCCTCCAATTGAAAGGGGGAATAAATATTCGGCAGAGTCACTGTTCCAAAAGCTGAAACCAGCGATCTGGCTTTTGCTAGAAAAGGGTATCAGAATGGTTGTTTTAACCCTTGGTTCAGATGGAGTGTTCTTATGTTCTAGAGGAGGGCCAACCGTCAAGAGAGCCAGTTTGGAAAGAATTAAGGCATTTGATTCTTCTGGACGGCTCTATAAGGTTGTGACATCAAGCTGTCCGCCACATTGGCATGATGCTACAGATTTGGAAAGGGATTCTCATCTTTTTGCGGTGCATTTCCCAGCCCTTCCCGCATCAGTTGTGAGGCTCACAGGAGCTGGTGATTGCTTGGTTGGTGGGACGCTTGCTTCAATTTGTGCAGGTTTAAATATTATGCAGAGCGTGGCAGTTGGAATTGCAGCAGCCAAAGCTGCAGTTGAGGCAGAAGCCAATGTGCCGGGTGCATTTAGTTTGGCCACAATTGCAG ATGGTGCGAGGTCAGTGTACTCTGCTGCCAAAGTTTTGTTCAATCAACCGATGCTGTAA